The genomic region AAGTCGCCAACGGCGTACCTGTGGGAACGGGTGCTGCAGCGCGACGCCTGGCTGCACATCATCGGCAAGATGATGCACCTCGAACACAGCGAGACGACCGACCCGATCACCGGCGAGGTCACCAAGAAGTCGACGCTGCTGTTCCCTCGGTTCCATCAGTGGGACCTCGTCACCAACCTGCTCGACACCGTGGCGAGCGAGGGCCCGGGGCACAACTACCTGATCCAACACTCGGCAGGGTCCGGCAAGACCAACTCGATCGCCTGGACGGCACACGGGCTCGCCACGCTGCACGACGGGCACAACAACAAGGTGTTCGACTCGGTCATCGTCGTGACCGACCGCACCGTTTTGGACGACCAGTTGCAGCGTGCGATCAAGGAGATCGAGGGCACGACGGGCACGGTGTCGACCATCAACATCGACGAGGCGCTCAAGGCGGGCAGCGGGTCGAAGTCGAAGCTGCTTGCCGCCGAACTCGCGTCGGGCAAGCTCATCGTCGTCGTCACGATGCAGACCTTCCCCTACGCGCTCGAAGCGATCGCCGCGAACCAGGGCCTCGCCGGCAAAACGTACGCCATCATCGCCGACGAGGCGCACTCGTCGCAGACCGGGCGCACGTCGCAGAAGCTCCGCAAGGCGCTCACCTCCGAAGAACTCGCGGCGCTCGAGGACGGCGGCGAGATCGACGTCGAAGCGGTCCTCGCGGCGGAGATGGCCGAGCGGGCCGAGTCGAAGAACCTGTCGTTCTTCGCCTTCACCGCCACGCCGAAGCCCAAGACGATGGAGCTGTTCGGGCGTCTCAACGACGACGGCGTGCCGCGCCCGTTCCACGTCTACACGATGCAACAGGCCATCGAGGAGGGCTTCATCCTCGACGTACTGAAGAACTACACCGACTACGACACCGCCTTTCAGATCGCCGAGAAGGCCGCAAAGTCGAGCGAGCACAAGCCCGGCGGGCACCTCACCGAGGTGAAGCTCGTCGACGAGTCCGAAGCCACCAAGCACCTGATGCGCTGGGTGTCGCTGCACCCGACGAACATCGCGCAGAAGGTGCAGATCATCGTCGAGCATTTCCGCACCAACGTTGCGCACCTGCTCGACGGGCATGCCAAGGCGATGGTGGTCACCGGTTCACGCCACCACGCGGTTCTCTACAAACAGGAGATCGACGCGTACATCGCCAAGAACAAGTACACCGACGTCGCCACGCTGGTCGCGTTCTCGGGCACCCTCACCGCCGAGCAGGTTCCCGAGGTGGCCTTTGCGCATGCCGAGCCGCCCTACTCCGAGACAAATCTCAACAAGGGACTGCGGAAGCGCTCGATCCCCCGCGCCTTTGCCAGCGACGAGTTCCAGTTGCTCATCGTGGCCAACAAGTACCAGACCGGATTCGACCAGCCGTTGCTGTGCGCCATGTACGTCGACAAGCGACTCGACGGGGTCGCCGCCGTGCAGACGCTGTCTCGCCTCAACCGCACCTACCCGGCGGGAGGCAAGGACACGACCTATGTCATCGATTTCGTCAACGACCCGGCCGACATCCTCAACGCCTTCCTGCCGTACTACCGAGATGCCCGCATGGCGGAGACCACCGACCCAGACGTGGTCCACGACCTTCGCTCCAAGCTCTCCGCCGCCGGGTTCTACACCGACGACGAGTTGAACGCGTTCGCCTCCGCGTACCTCACCGGCAAGAGCGAGGGCATCGAAGCGCCCCTCGGTTCGGCAGCCAAACGGTTCTCCGTTGAGTGGAAGGCGGCACTGGCAACGAAGGACCAAGCCCGAATCGATGAGCTCAACATCTTCCGCAAGGACGTCGGTTCCTACGTACGCCTCTATGACTTCTTGTCGCAGATCGTGAACTACGAAGATCCCGACCTCGAGAAGCTGTCGCTGTTCCTCCGCTTGCTCGCCAAACGCCTGGAACGACCGGAGGCCGCGGAAATCATCGACCTCACCTCGGTCGAACTCACACACATCAAACAAGCCCGGACCCAACAGATCGCACTCGACCTCAAGGGCGGCGACGTCATCGACCTCAAACCGTCCAAGGCCGCGGGCACCGGCCAAGCCAGAGACCCACACATGGTGTTGCTCGAAGAGGTCTTGGCGAAGGTGAACGCGCTGTTCGAGGGCGAGGACTTCACGCCGGGCGAACAGCAGTCGTGGGTCGAGGGGCTCGTCACCGTGCTCGTCGAGAACCCCACCGTTCGAACACAGGCCGAAGCCAACTCGTCATCGCAATTTGTCGAATCGCCCGACCTCTCCGACGCCGTCACCACGGCCGTGCTGACCAGCACCGACGCTCACGGTCGCATGACCGACAAGTTCTTCGCCAATGACGAGTTCAAGTCGCAGATCATCAAGCTGCTGGGACAACTCGTGCACAGTGACCTGAACCGCGCCGGGTAAGGGGAGCGACGGCGGAACCGCGCGCTTCGTGCGTTCTGTAGGTAATCGGTGTCGCCATAGCCGCCGCGATTACCTACAGAACGCCTCGATCGATGCACACCCGTGTGCACGACCGTTGACGACTGTCGCTATTGATCAGCAGTAGCCAACAGTTCGACCTCAACGCCGAGAACCCTGTACGTGTCCAATGCCCGACGGTCGAGGGTGATGAGGGTCAAACCGTGCTCCTTCGCCGCCGAACCGACGAGCGCGTCGTACACCGACCCTCCCGCGATCTCCCCCTCTGAGAGCCGGCCCACCAAGCCCTGGGCTCCAATCGGCGAGAGGAACCTGCTCTCGGGGAAATTGGCCGAGAGCAGCCGAGAGACCACCATCGGCGACCGACGCGCCGGCGGCGGCAACCTCGTGAGCACCGAGAAGGTCTCGAACACGGCGTGACCCGCCAAGCCCAACCGGCGGCCCCTCAATGCCATCGTGGTCGCGCGGTGATGGACGTGGTCCTCGACGCACAGCGCAACCGCCGCGCTGGTGTCGAGTAGCACGACCTGCTTACTCACCGTTGGTCCGAGTCGCGAAGCTCGCGCACTTCTTCGACCGTGAGCGGCTCGTCTCCAGACGGGATCACCAGCCACTCACCGCCCGATTCGAGCGAGTCCGCGAAGACCGGTTCGATTCGCAGGGCCGAGCCGTCGGTGGTGAGTTCCACCTCGCCTGGGCGCAACCCGAGACGGTCTCGCAACGGCTTGGGAATTACCAGCCGACCCGCCTTGTCAATGGTTGCTCTCATACCATAAGGCTACCAATTCCCGTTGCCCATCCCCTCGCTGTTCGCGCGATAACCCAGACCTCAACGCGGGGCCGAGCGAGACCACTCTCCGCGTTCGCCAATCTCGGCACGAACGCTGCGACACTCAACGACACCATCGGCCATGACCCTGTGATGCCCAGAACCCACCACCGACAGTGACCAAGTACAACGCGACTGGACCGATGAACGACGGTCACACACAGCCAACGAAGCCTCCCAGCCCACAGAGGCTGGGGAGCAAACTCCATGCCGAGGAGAACCCCGGGTTTGTTCGGTAGACTTGCGCCATGCCCGCGATGACCCAACCGGAACAACCGAGCGGTCTCACGGTGC from Microthrixaceae bacterium harbors:
- a CDS encoding AbrB/MazE/SpoVT family DNA-binding domain-containing protein gives rise to the protein MRATIDKAGRLVIPKPLRDRLGLRPGEVELTTDGSALRIEPVFADSLESGGEWLVIPSGDEPLTVEEVRELRDSDQR
- a CDS encoding type II toxin-antitoxin system VapC family toxin, whose translation is MSKQVVLLDTSAAVALCVEDHVHHRATTMALRGRRLGLAGHAVFETFSVLTRLPPPARRSPMVVSRLLSANFPESRFLSPIGAQGLVGRLSEGEIAGGSVYDALVGSAAKEHGLTLITLDRRALDTYRVLGVEVELLATADQ
- a CDS encoding type I restriction endonuclease, with the protein product MGETHHESEFEKLICAHLHDNGWEHSNHGTDKGYDVERALYPPDLFAWLEETQPEQWAKIVKPADSPAVQDKAKINLLDRVVKVLNTPLNAGGGTLNLLRRGFSTGAAKFKMAEFKPATTLNPDATARYQAMRLRVMQQVRYSTKHGNSIDLVLFVNGLPVATIELKTDNTQSIEHAIQQYKKDRKPAGEPLLGFANRCLVHFAVSNTRVAMTTKLDGDNTFFLPFDMGDNGAAGNPIVAGKSPTAYLWERVLQRDAWLHIIGKMMHLEHSETTDPITGEVTKKSTLLFPRFHQWDLVTNLLDTVASEGPGHNYLIQHSAGSGKTNSIAWTAHGLATLHDGHNNKVFDSVIVVTDRTVLDDQLQRAIKEIEGTTGTVSTINIDEALKAGSGSKSKLLAAELASGKLIVVVTMQTFPYALEAIAANQGLAGKTYAIIADEAHSSQTGRTSQKLRKALTSEELAALEDGGEIDVEAVLAAEMAERAESKNLSFFAFTATPKPKTMELFGRLNDDGVPRPFHVYTMQQAIEEGFILDVLKNYTDYDTAFQIAEKAAKSSEHKPGGHLTEVKLVDESEATKHLMRWVSLHPTNIAQKVQIIVEHFRTNVAHLLDGHAKAMVVTGSRHHAVLYKQEIDAYIAKNKYTDVATLVAFSGTLTAEQVPEVAFAHAEPPYSETNLNKGLRKRSIPRAFASDEFQLLIVANKYQTGFDQPLLCAMYVDKRLDGVAAVQTLSRLNRTYPAGGKDTTYVIDFVNDPADILNAFLPYYRDARMAETTDPDVVHDLRSKLSAAGFYTDDELNAFASAYLTGKSEGIEAPLGSAAKRFSVEWKAALATKDQARIDELNIFRKDVGSYVRLYDFLSQIVNYEDPDLEKLSLFLRLLAKRLERPEAAEIIDLTSVELTHIKQARTQQIALDLKGGDVIDLKPSKAAGTGQARDPHMVLLEEVLAKVNALFEGEDFTPGEQQSWVEGLVTVLVENPTVRTQAEANSSSQFVESPDLSDAVTTAVLTSTDAHGRMTDKFFANDEFKSQIIKLLGQLVHSDLNRAG